The Chloroflexota bacterium DNA window ACTTCCACTTCCTTTGTAGCGGTTACTATGATAGCGGCCAGTTCTTTGGCGCCTTCTTTGAGAGTATCTATTTTGTAAATATGCATGGCAACTGCTGCCGCATGAATTAAGTCCACGATGTCATCGAGGGAGTGGGCCAGGGTCGCCATATCCTCCCGGTCAAATGGCGTCACGAAAGTGCGATGTAAAAGTTCAATAATCCGATGCGTGGTATTGTCGCCTTTGTGCTCGTATTCCTCCATTTGCTCAACGTTATGAGCAATATTTTCCCAGTTGTCGACCATATTTTTCATAAACTCAGCCGTCTCGACCATGTTTTCCGCGCTTTCCTCGTAAAGCTCAAAGAATATCTTGCCTCTGGGCATGAGTGAAAATTTAACCAACAGACCTACTCCTATATTTAATGACATTGGAAAAAAGGTAGCCTAGTCCGGACTTTAACCGAGGGGGGTTAAAAGATGTTAAACAAAGAGCGAGGAATATTTTTCTCATGGTCTCTTTAAAGGTATGTTATCTAAACTGGGCCATCTATGTCAAGTATAAAATGACTGCGAATGAGCGAGCTTTACGCTAATCGAAATGATTTGAATTTATTTTCGTCTTGAAATCTCTTGTTTGTTGACTGTAGATAAATGTATACAATAAATATATATTATAGACGTAAATATATAAAACTTATTGAC harbors:
- a CDS encoding DUF47 family protein, which translates into the protein MVKFSLMPRGKIFFELYEESAENMVETAEFMKNMVDNWENIAHNVEQMEEYEHKGDNTTHRIIELLHRTFVTPFDREDMATLAHSLDDIVDLIHAAAVAMHIYKIDTLKEGAKELAAIIVTATKEVEVALKQLRHHPNLKQVLEHCIEINRLENAADTVFRSAMAELFENCDNTADIIKWREILEHMESATDRCEDVANVLEGVALKHA